One genomic window of Neisseria sp. oral taxon 014 str. F0314 includes the following:
- a CDS encoding TonB family protein yields the protein MNIRRTLTALAAFAVLAVSQSVMANGISFYQKASEAQAPITGKVAMRLTIGTDGDISNVRVVRSSGSLSIDNSAVQWLEAQKMTPVFVNGQAQEFSLVKEIKFSETGKINQASLK from the coding sequence ATGAATATCCGCCGCACTTTAACCGCCCTCGCCGCTTTTGCCGTACTGGCTGTTTCCCAAAGCGTTATGGCCAACGGAATTTCCTTCTACCAAAAGGCTTCTGAAGCGCAAGCCCCGATTACCGGCAAAGTGGCGATGCGTCTGACCATCGGCACCGACGGCGACATCAGCAATGTGCGCGTCGTGCGCAGCAGCGGTTCGCTCAGCATCGACAACAGCGCGGTCCAATGGCTGGAAGCACAAAAAATGACACCCGTATTCGTTAACGGGCAAGCACAGGAATTTAGTCTGGTGAAAGAAATCAAATTCTCCGAAACCGGCAAAATCAACCAAGCCAGCTTAAAATAA